In Marinobacter sp. M3C, the genomic stretch GCTTGCAGGGCGCGTAATCAAGTGCAACTGCTGCCTGCTGCGGGTAATGGCCACGTACAACAAGCGCCGTTCGCTTTCCAGGTGGGCGCGTAGATTGTCTTCGGCGCGGGGGCTATAAGGCAAGTATTTTTCCTGAAGACCGGGCACGATCACCGTCGGCCACTCCAGACCCTTGGTGCGATGAATGGTCGACAGCAGAACGCCGACGGGCTTGGTGTCTTGCTCGTCGTTGCGACGCGCGCCGGCTTGTTGCTTCAGAGTGTGCAGGTGGGCCAAAGCTTTTTCGGCGTTAATATCCAGGCTTTTCAGGTATTGGCGAAAGCCGTTAATGGTGTTGATTCGCTCCTCCGCGTTGTCGTGGGTCAAGGCCAGGCTGCGAATGCCGTCGTACAGGTCGGTGCTGTCGGCGTATACACTAATCAGCCCGGCCACCGGGCCGCGATAGCCACTGAGCTGGTTCAGTGTTTCTGCCAGTTTGCGCAGCTTGCGGGCGGCCATGGGACCCAGGGCGTTAAAGTCCATCGCTAGCATGCGTTGTGCCCAGTCTTCGCCAAAACCGGCCAAAAAGCGTGCGAGCTGGTCCAGCTCCGGCTCTTTCAGGCCAACGTGGGGAAACCGCAGCAGTTGCCGCGCCAGCTCCAGGCGGTCGCTGTCGGGTAATTGCTTGAGCTGTCCGGTTACTACCTGCAGCAGCGCCATAATGGCCTGCACTTCGCGGCTGAACAGCGCTCCTTTGCCGGCATCAATGCGGTAGGGTACTTGTCGCGCCAGCAGTTTCAGTTCAATGGCCACGCTCTGGCTCCATACCCGGAAAAGGATGGCCGTATCGGTCAATTGTTCTGCTGTCATGGCTTGCAACAGCTGCAACACGGTATCGGCGTCATTGTCCTGGCGGTGCAGGGTAATGATGGTGGCAGGCGTAGACGGATGGGCGTGGCACAGTAAGTCTTTGCGGCCACTGTTGTTGTGAATCAGATGGTTAGCCAGCAACGCTACCCGGTGGCCATAGCGGAAGCTGTAGCTTAGGGTTTGTTCCAGCGGGCTTTCAAACTCGTCGCTGAAGCGGCGCAGAATAAACTCCGGTTTGGCACCACGAAACTCGTAAATGGTTTGGTCCGGATCGCCCACTACGGTTACCCGGGCCCGATCACCGGCTACATAGCGCAGCAGCAAGTGCTGAATTTCGTTGGTGTCCTGGTACTCGTCAACCAGAATCAGGTCCATTTTATTGGCCACCAGCCTTTGCAGGAGCGGGTTCTGGTGAATGGCCATGACCGGCTCGTACAGCATGTCGGCAAAACTGATACGGCTCTGGCCTTTGCGCCATTGCTCGAAACTGTGGAACAGGTCAATCAGGTAGCGCTGGCGTTCGGTGAACTCCATGTCTTCAAACACGATTTCAGCAGGCGAAAGACTGGTTTTCACCCGGTCAATAAAGCCGATGGCGGTTTCTATAAATTCTTTTTTGTTGCGCCGCAGCTCCTCTGCCAGGTCTTCGGGTACTAGCCGACGACTGAGCTGGAACACCTGATAGTTGATTTCCTGGTCGCTGAGAATGTTAGCGGAAAAATTGGGTAGGTAGCCCTCCCGCACAAAGCGCCGGTAAAGCCGCAGGCCCATGGCGTGATAGGTGCGTATTTCCGGCAGCGCCAGACCGCTATTGCCGCACACCGCTTGCAGTTTGCGTTCGAAATCCATCTTGGCGCTGCGGTTGAACATCAGCACCAGCATACGGGCGGGGTCGTGCCCCTGGTGCAGCAGATAGCGAATACGCCAGGCCAGGGTCGTGGTTTTGCCACTGCCGGCGACCGCGGTAATTACCGCATGTTCAAAGCCGGCGCTGATAATGTCCCGTTGCTCATTAGTCAGAAACTCGGGCAGGGGGATTTGTGCCGCTGGATTCGCCAGGGCCGTTGCGGCAGTGTGGGGTTGATGCTGGTAATCGGTAACGGGTGGTTGCTGTGGCATGGCGCCATTGTAATCGGCAACTGGTCGCGGGCACAGGCCTGTTCCATAATGGCGTCGTCATTTTTCATATTCAGCAGTTCAAGAGCACCTTTTATGACGTCTACACCGGATTCACCCAGCACCCGCGCATTGCAGCTTCTGCGGGCTGAACTGCGGCACGCCGGGGAGCGTAGGCTGGTGCTGTTTGAGGGCAGCCGCAGCGCAGCATTGAACTGGTTGTCGGCAGAACTGCCATTTCTGAGTGCAAATCAGGGCTTGTGGGTTAGCACCAAGGCCGACAGCCCTCTGCCGGCCTTGCACGTAGCGACACCGGCGCAAGCAAGAACGTGGCTGGGGCGTGAGCTAGACCTGCTGGTGTGGGACGGCTTCAGTGGCAACCCGCCTGACGGGCTGGCGGCGCTGGCTGGCACATTAACGGCGGGCGGCCTGTGGTTCTGGCTGATGCCGCCGCTGGTGCAATGGGCCACATTTGCTGACCCGGACTACGCCCGCACCGGCCTTGATCAAGCCAGCGAACACCCCTTCGCTGGGCGCTTGGCGAAGATACTGTGTGATGCGCCAGACGTCATTCGGCTGGATGTGAGTGGGGATGAGCGGGCGAGCGCCACCATAAACTCAGAACTGGGCCGTGTGCAGGGTGAATTAAGTCGTCGCCGACTTGCAACGGCTTTCTGCGTTAGCGGCGGGCCCGAGCAGGACCAGCTAGTGCAGGCACTGGTGCGCTTTGGCTTGGGGCGCCGGCGCCGTCCGCTGGTGGTTACCGCCGATCGCGGCCGCGGCAAATCGGCGGCTTTAGGCTTGGCAGCGGCGGAATTGCTGTTGCAGGGCCGCCAGCGAGTATTGCTGACTGCGCCTTCGGCCAAACAGGTGTCCACTGTTATGGCCCACGCCCGTGAGCGCCTGGGAGCTCAACTGCAAAGTCAATCGGCTACTGAATTGACCACCACCAGCGGCGCCAGCCTGACATTTTTATTGCCGCAACAGCTACTGGCGGACAAACCTGCCGCAGAAGTTGTGATGGTAGACGAAGCCGCCGCCATAGCCGCGCCGCTGTTGCAGCGTATTTTGCTGGGCTGGCCCAGGGTGGCCTTTGCCACCACCGTTCACGGTTACGAAGGCGCCGGGCGGGGATTTGCGGTGCGCTTTCGCGAACAGTTGGACCAACACACGCCGCACTGGCAAGAGCGTACTCTTTCGCCGCCGGTGCGATGGGCCGCCAGTGACCCTTTGGAACCGCTGGTTTTTCGCTTGTTCTTGTTGGCGGCACAGAGCCCGAGTAATACACAGCAGCAGACTCCTGACCCCTCGCCGGTGTTGGAGGTAGAGCGCTGGCAGCCGGCTCAGGCAACAGAAAACGACTTGGTGGAAGCTTTTGGGCTATTGGTGGACGCTCATTACCGCACTACGCCTGCCGACCTGCGCCAGTGGTTGGATGACCCCGCAGCCGTCAGCTGGCGCGCTCGCACGAATGGGCGCACGGTGGGATTGTTGTGGGCTCAGGGCGAAGGCGAATTTTCAGCGCCCTTAGCGCAGCAGGTCAGCCTTGGGCAGCGCCGGCTGCGCGGGCACTTGTTGGCACAGTCGCTGGCGTTGCACGCGGGCCTGCCTCAAGCGGCCCGGCAGCGCAGTTTACGGGTAACACGAATTGCGGTGGCGGCCCCGCAGCGGCGCAGCGGTATTGGCCAACGCTTAATAGCGGCCGCCCAGGCCTATGCCAAAGCGGATGGCTTTGATTATATCGGCAGCAGCTTTGGTGGCACGCCTGCGCTCTTGGCTTTTTGGCAGCGCCAGGGGTTGCAGCCGGTGCGTTTGGGCTTTAGCCAGGAAGCCAGCAGTGGTGAATATCCGTTACAGGCTGTGTGCGGGCTCAGTGCAGCAGGCGAGCGCTTGGTGCAGGATTTACAGCAGCGCCTGGGCCGACACTGGTTGGTGCTGGCCAGTCGCCAATGGGGCCAATGTCAGCCGGAACTGATGGCCGCCGTAATGCGCAGCCTGCCAGCCGGCCCGCAACTGGATGCCGAGGACTCTCGCGATTTGCGGTATTTTGCCGCCGGTCATCGTGGCTTTGAGCTGACCCTGCCGGCGCTACAGATTCTTAGCCGCTGCGCCGGCGCCGCAGACTGGCTGGCCGCATTACAGCCCGCGCAGTGCGCGCTTTGGTGCCGCTCTGTGGTGCAGGGCCGAAGTTGGGCTGAACTTCAGCGCGAGAATCTGTGCAGCGGCCAGCGCGATGCCGAACAGCAACTTAGGTTTATGGTCGCAGGCTGGTGCTGTTATCATCCGCGACATGCAGATGGCGTCTTGATCGATCGCATTTGAGCAGGATTTGGCACGTGCTATAACGATAATCCGTTATATTAATAAGGTGTGTTATCCGCGGTTATTCGCGTATAAACGATTGCAAGCATTCGATTCGAAAAAATGAGAGGGTTGCCCTAATGAAATTGAAGCACTTTGCTGTTGCAGGTCTTTTTGCAATGAGTGCCGCGCTGCCGATGATGGCCAGTGCGGGAGATGTGGCCGCTGGTAAGGCCAAAGCGGTCGTGTGCGGCGCCTGCCATGGTCAGAACGGTGTTGCGTTAATCCCGATGTATCCGAATCTGGCGGGCCAGCACGAGATGTATTTGGTGTCGTCGTTGAAGGCCTACAGAAGCAAGGAACGAAATGGCGGCATGGCGGCCATTATGCAGGGCCAGGCAATGGCACTGAGTGATGACGATATTGCCAACCTGGCGGCGTACTTTGCCAGTCTGCCTGCAGGCGGCAAATAAGCCATCCCGCGGTCAGTTGTTGCAAAATAGTGAGGTGTTGTTACGTCTGGCTAAAGTGTCCGTCAACTTAGCCAGACGACATGCTACGCCCTGTTGATAATCCGGTAACTTGGTCGATAAGCCGAAGTGCCGGGTAGTTTCATCCGGTTTTGAGCCACAAACTGTTCCAGCATCGCTTCCAAAGGCTGAATCAGGCTGGGGTCGCCCGCAATTTCAAACGGGCCATGGGCCTGCACCTTCCGAACGCCTTCCTCTTTCACATTACCCGCAACAATGCCGCTGAAGGCTTTACGCAGATTGGCCGCAATCATGTGTACCGGCTGATCGCGATGCAGCGCCAACGCGCGCATATTGGCGTGGTCTGGCTCGAATGGCAGCTGGAACACTGGATCGATTTTCAGGGTCCAGTTGAAATAGTAGGCGTCTTGCATGGCGCGGCGGAAGGTCTCGACCTCTTGCATGCCAAGTTTCATGGTGCGCGCTACCCGCACCGGATCGTCAATGATGATTTCATAGCGCTTCGCGGCGTCGTCACCCAGGGCATTGCGGATAAACTTGTCTATCATTTCAAAATAATCAGCGTTCTCGCGCCTGCCGGTAAATACCACCGGGAAGGGAATGTCGGCATTGTCTGGGTGCAGCAGAATACCCAAAAGGTAAAGAATTTCTTCTGCTGTGCCAACTCCACCGGGGAATACGATCACGCCGTGGCCAAGGCGTACAAAGGCTTCCAGGCGTTTTTCTATATCCGGCATGATCACCAGTTCGTTCACAATCGGATTGGGTGCTTCGGCGCCGATGATACCGGGCTCGGTAATGCCAATGTAGCGGCCGTCTTTTACTCGCTGCTTGGCGTGGCCTATGGTGGCTCCTTTCATCGGGCCCTTCATGGCGCCGGGGCCGCAGCCGGTGCAAATACTCAGTTCCCGCAGGCCCAGTTGGTGGCCCACTTCTTTGCTGTATTGGTATTCTTCATGGCTGATGGAATGGCCACCCCAACACACCACCATGTCTGGCTGCCGCCCTGGTTGCAGCACCCGCGCATTACGCAGAATGTGGAACACCATATTGGTCAAATCTTCCGGCCGAGGATGCCGCTTGGCTTCGGTGAACAGCGGGCTGGAATGAGTGTATACGATGTCGCGCAACACCGAAAACAAATGCTCGCGATTGGCTCGCAGCATTTCATTGTCGACAAAGGCGTGGTGGGGTGCGTTGATCAGTTCCAGCTTCAGGCCGCGGGGTTGCGGCACCAGGCGCACCTCAAAATCGCTGTGGGCCGTCATCAAGTCCTGGCAATCGTCGGTAACCGCGCCGGTATTCAGCACCGCCAGCGCGCACTGGCGGAATAGCTTGTAAAGGCCGCCTTCGCTGCGGTCTTTCAAACGGTTCACTTCATGATTAGACAGAATTTCCAAGCTGCCTTCGGGCGACACCAACGCGTTGATGGTGGGTTCATTCATCGGTCGTAAAACTCCTTGGTATGCGGCCGGCATCCTCCTCCACGCGGGTGCTCGTCCGATTGCCGGCGGCCGAAGCGTTACACTAAGTGTTTTTTTGCCGATGCGCTACTCGATAAAGCTGAATTCCAGACCGGGCTGGAACCCCGCTTTACCGCAACAGGCCCTGCCGCAATAGGGCTTAGCCAGTCAGGCCCTTAAAAAATTGCTGCACGTTGTGACTCAGGGTGTCTAAATCATAGCCACCTTCCTGCACGGTCACTGTGGGCAGGCCCAGTTGGCGAATGTGGCTGCCCAAACGACAGAAGCCCTCGCTGGACACCGACACCTTGGCTTGCGGGTCGTCCTTGTAAATATCGAAGCCCAAGGCCAGTACAATAACATCCGGCTGGTACAGCTTCATCGCGGTCAGAGCTTCTTCCACTTTGCTGAAAAAATACTCTTCATCAGAGCCGTGGGGCATGGGTAGGTTGATGTTGTAACCGTAGCCTTCGCCTTCGCCGCGTTCTTCTTCGTAACCGGCCACCACCGGGTAGAAGTTGGTGGGGTCGCCGTGCACCGAAACGTAAAGCACGTCGCTGCGGTTGTAGAAAATCTCTTGAATGCCCTGGCCGTGGTGCATGTCGGTGTCGAGTATGGCTACGCGCTGATAACGGCTGCGCAGGCGCTCGGCCGCAATCGCCGCGTTATTCAGATAGCAGAAGCCGCCGGCAGCGGCGCGGCGGGCGTGATGGCCCGGTGGGCGGCATACCGCGTAGGTGGTGTGCTCCCCTGCCATCAATGCGTCGGCCGCGCCCAGGGCGGTCTGTGCCGACCAGTAGGCGGCGTCCCAGGTGTGCTCGCCAATGGGGCTGCTACCGTCGGCCTGGTAACGTGCGGCCTCTGCCAGAACGCCTTTCAGCGCGTTGGGGCTGTGCACAAAAATGTTGGACATGACCTCATCGCCCCAGTCATCGCCCATCGCTTTCCAGCGCCGATGGGCAGATTCCAGAAAGCGTAGATAACTCAGATCGTGCACCTTGCCAATGGGGCCCGCGCCCTGGTCAGCCGGATGCAGCACCGGAATACCGCTGGCCTTCAGGCCCGCCAACATTTCCCGGGTGCGGTCTGCAACCTCTTGCGGTTGGCGCATTTGGCCGCGAGTGAAGTACGACTGTGGGCTGTGCTGATCTTGTGCGGGGTGAAAAAATGCTTTCATATTACGGCGGCCTTTTTAGAGAGCGGTAGTGCATGCTCACCCGAGTATAGGCACTGTCTGGCGTGGGTCAAAAAAACGTAACCC encodes the following:
- a CDS encoding ATP-dependent helicase is translated as MPQQPPVTDYQHQPHTAATALANPAAQIPLPEFLTNEQRDIISAGFEHAVITAVAGSGKTTTLAWRIRYLLHQGHDPARMLVLMFNRSAKMDFERKLQAVCGNSGLALPEIRTYHAMGLRLYRRFVREGYLPNFSANILSDQEINYQVFQLSRRLVPEDLAEELRRNKKEFIETAIGFIDRVKTSLSPAEIVFEDMEFTERQRYLIDLFHSFEQWRKGQSRISFADMLYEPVMAIHQNPLLQRLVANKMDLILVDEYQDTNEIQHLLLRYVAGDRARVTVVGDPDQTIYEFRGAKPEFILRRFSDEFESPLEQTLSYSFRYGHRVALLANHLIHNNSGRKDLLCHAHPSTPATIITLHRQDNDADTVLQLLQAMTAEQLTDTAILFRVWSQSVAIELKLLARQVPYRIDAGKGALFSREVQAIMALLQVVTGQLKQLPDSDRLELARQLLRFPHVGLKEPELDQLARFLAGFGEDWAQRMLAMDFNALGPMAARKLRKLAETLNQLSGYRGPVAGLISVYADSTDLYDGIRSLALTHDNAEERINTINGFRQYLKSLDINAEKALAHLHTLKQQAGARRNDEQDTKPVGVLLSTIHRTKGLEWPTVIVPGLQEKYLPYSPRAEDNLRAHLESERRLLYVAITRSRQQLHLITRPASGRPHLDGEQGPSRFVAECCFELSDELGGALHQPDGSNALTLNAPLTAISERYGRREGITLSGETSQEDNDQPLWQRERLQHAIFGAGTVVSEDERAFEVRFDNGDTLNFSKQSAHLYFSTLS
- a CDS encoding GNAT family N-acetyltransferase yields the protein MTSTPDSPSTRALQLLRAELRHAGERRLVLFEGSRSAALNWLSAELPFLSANQGLWVSTKADSPLPALHVATPAQARTWLGRELDLLVWDGFSGNPPDGLAALAGTLTAGGLWFWLMPPLVQWATFADPDYARTGLDQASEHPFAGRLAKILCDAPDVIRLDVSGDERASATINSELGRVQGELSRRRLATAFCVSGGPEQDQLVQALVRFGLGRRRRPLVVTADRGRGKSAALGLAAAELLLQGRQRVLLTAPSAKQVSTVMAHARERLGAQLQSQSATELTTTSGASLTFLLPQQLLADKPAAEVVMVDEAAAIAAPLLQRILLGWPRVAFATTVHGYEGAGRGFAVRFREQLDQHTPHWQERTLSPPVRWAASDPLEPLVFRLFLLAAQSPSNTQQQTPDPSPVLEVERWQPAQATENDLVEAFGLLVDAHYRTTPADLRQWLDDPAAVSWRARTNGRTVGLLWAQGEGEFSAPLAQQVSLGQRRLRGHLLAQSLALHAGLPQAARQRSLRVTRIAVAAPQRRSGIGQRLIAAAQAYAKADGFDYIGSSFGGTPALLAFWQRQGLQPVRLGFSQEASSGEYPLQAVCGLSAAGERLVQDLQQRLGRHWLVLASRQWGQCQPELMAAVMRSLPAGPQLDAEDSRDLRYFAAGHRGFELTLPALQILSRCAGAADWLAALQPAQCALWCRSVVQGRSWAELQRENLCSGQRDAEQQLRFMVAGWCCYHPRHADGVLIDRI
- a CDS encoding cytochrome c — encoded protein: MKLKHFAVAGLFAMSAALPMMASAGDVAAGKAKAVVCGACHGQNGVALIPMYPNLAGQHEMYLVSSLKAYRSKERNGGMAAIMQGQAMALSDDDIANLAAYFASLPAGGK
- the ppnN gene encoding nucleotide 5'-monophosphate nucleosidase PpnN — protein: MNEPTINALVSPEGSLEILSNHEVNRLKDRSEGGLYKLFRQCALAVLNTGAVTDDCQDLMTAHSDFEVRLVPQPRGLKLELINAPHHAFVDNEMLRANREHLFSVLRDIVYTHSSPLFTEAKRHPRPEDLTNMVFHILRNARVLQPGRQPDMVVCWGGHSISHEEYQYSKEVGHQLGLRELSICTGCGPGAMKGPMKGATIGHAKQRVKDGRYIGITEPGIIGAEAPNPIVNELVIMPDIEKRLEAFVRLGHGVIVFPGGVGTAEEILYLLGILLHPDNADIPFPVVFTGRRENADYFEMIDKFIRNALGDDAAKRYEIIIDDPVRVARTMKLGMQEVETFRRAMQDAYYFNWTLKIDPVFQLPFEPDHANMRALALHRDQPVHMIAANLRKAFSGIVAGNVKEEGVRKVQAHGPFEIAGDPSLIQPLEAMLEQFVAQNRMKLPGTSAYRPSYRIINRA
- a CDS encoding histone deacetylase family protein; protein product: MKAFFHPAQDQHSPQSYFTRGQMRQPQEVADRTREMLAGLKASGIPVLHPADQGAGPIGKVHDLSYLRFLESAHRRWKAMGDDWGDEVMSNIFVHSPNALKGVLAEAARYQADGSSPIGEHTWDAAYWSAQTALGAADALMAGEHTTYAVCRPPGHHARRAAAGGFCYLNNAAIAAERLRSRYQRVAILDTDMHHGQGIQEIFYNRSDVLYVSVHGDPTNFYPVVAGYEEERGEGEGYGYNINLPMPHGSDEEYFFSKVEEALTAMKLYQPDVIVLALGFDIYKDDPQAKVSVSSEGFCRLGSHIRQLGLPTVTVQEGGYDLDTLSHNVQQFFKGLTG